ctatttattataACATATAATAACAAGGATAAGGTGCAGGTTGCCATGGCTTCTTGAATACATTACATACAGTAGTGTTATGTAACAGTCGGTCCTGCTGCAGTGAATATATAGGGTTTGACATACTGTTTTTGAACAGTGTTGTTGGTTCTGACAAATCAAATCCAGTAGGCCTACCTTTTGAGAGAACCAGTCCGGAGGTCTCCCCGGTTCTGCAAACGGTTTTATGGCCCGACTCACAGACACCCTGTGCAGGTATAAATCCATTGAAAAAAATGTCAGAAGTATTCAAAcctatttataataatatatgcCTCAGTCACTGCAACTAAGCTTTTACCGATCGGTGTATGACATCGAATGCACTTCTAAAATGATGGTATATTTGTTCTTGCATTGATAGTTGGAGTAGCATTAGGATGTATAGCAATGTTCCAGTGGGACTTGTACCAGTTTTGGTCTCCGCTCTTCATGACAGAGGTGGCCAGACACAGCTTCTCCCTGAGGGACCAGGGCTCCGTGGGCGCCGCGGTCATCATCTTGTGTTCTGTTCATCATAaacaaaacatgcacacaaatcaATGAGCGGTTTATTTCTGCGATCTGCGGTTTACGGTTTAGGACATGAATCGATACGTACCATATTATAAGGTTGACTTACTGTGATCTAGTGTTGCTAAACTGTTAGCTAAGTCTCAACTATTGGGTAATAACGAAGATGATCGAATAAAGCCCGTTTTAGTAGCATTAGCTTTAGCACCAAGTACAAAGCATTTGATTCATGTCGCTGAGTAAAGGGCGATTACTACTCGGCTATTTACGTCGtatgatagacacacacacgcacacgcacagtccGTCGTACAGAATACGGCTCATGATGACAGCAACACAGATGCCTGGTGTCTCTTTTTGGCGAGAACTTGGCAAAGCAAAGACGGGGGGGTTCAACCATCAACCATCCGGATTGCAATCATCGTTTTGTATTTCTGCATTTGAATCTTACTTACTTCCAAGCCCGCTCGCCATCTtcgtatcatcatcatcactccgACCTCCCACCACTCATCCTCGCAGGCAGATATATATTCACCCCCAAAAGTAAATTCACGTTTGCATATTTATTAGTAAGCGATGCATCGCATTGAATAATGTAACATGCAACAGGGGCTACATGATGTCAGATGGGAGTCGGAACACCGTTGCAAGTGATACGtccttgttgttttttgtcttcccaCATGGAAATCCCGgctcatctgcacacacacacaaatacacacacacacacacacactctcacacacacacacacacacacacacacacacacacacacacacacacacacacacacacacacacacacacacacacacacacacacacacacacacacacacacacacacacacacacacacacgcacacacacacacacacacacacagcttgctGGGGTGTGGAAGTGGGAATTTGCTCAAACGGGAGAATATTCTCACAAAATGAAGGTAATTCAAAACAGTAAAAAGAATAGTTATTAATATCTTATTTTTTCTAATATTTACCTGACTAGGGAAGTATTTTGACTGGCAAATAAGTTATAAAATTGGATGAAACGATTTAGgttattttttactttgagCAGAGCCCGGGGACACGCCCACGTCTGGTCATTGTCCATGGAAGTCTGTGATCGGCTGACATGATGTCAATGTAGTCATACACAACTATACCCTACTACTGTGATGATGGCCAAACTTGATAAATAACAGGATAACGCTTTACAATAAGGTTACATCCCTAACCCTTAACATAGCCCTTGTGAATACACTATTAGCCTACCTTTGTTAAAACCGTGAGAAAACATGGACCCCAATATTACTAGACCGTTATTCATTTATTGTTAGTCAATGCTTATAACTGAAATAACTAGTGATGATAGATGGTTAATGAATTTACCCAATTACTGTAAACACTGCAATAACAATAATTGCAAATACCATcttcataatcatcatcatcatcatcatcatcatcatcatcatcatcatagctTAATCATCAACTTCTATAAATAAGTACATATAACTACAAATGAGTCATTTTGTTGTGAAAGACATCCAGAGACATAAACCGGTTGGTTTTACTCTGAGGGTGGAGTATCCTGTTTCGGTTGGACCAATGCCTGTTATAAAAGAATCAAACTGAAAATATGGATCAAAAAGCTCTTCAACGTAGAGTAAGGGCCAACTAGAGTCAATAAAGCCTACTCAAGCAGTACATTCCATCTCTGAAAATAATGTTAGTCCAGTATTTTTCAACGTAACTGCAAAATATACTTTTCCTCAAACAATAGAGCCCACATTCTTGCAAGCACTTCTACTAACTGGTAACGTCATTAAGGAAGCAGCCTTAGCTCTCCTTTAACTTCTACTAACTGGTAACGTCATTAAGGAAGCAAACATAGCTCCCCTTTAACTTCTACTAACTGGTACCGTCATTAAGGAAGCAGCCTTAGCTCTCCTTTAACTTCTACTAACTGGTAACGTCATTAAGGAAGCAAACTTAGCTCCCCTTTAACTTCTACTAACTGGTACCGTCATTAAGGAAGCAGCCTTAGCTCTCCTTTACTGTAACTTCCCCCTTATAAATAAGCCAGGGCTACGGGGGAGGAATGCTAATGAGGAAACTGACATTAAGCTTCACAACGAGGCCACTTGCCTCCCCGCTGGCATCTGGAAACACACCCAACACCCGCCACACTGGAGGAACCACCTGCACCGCGAGGCATGCCGTGCAGCTTcgccgcacaaacacacaataataacacaaagatatgatggatagacagacggacagagaggtcGGTATGTTGGAAGGTAGGTCGATGGATGAAATCGATGGATGAACAAatgaacagaaagacagacagacggatggatcAACAGAGAGTCATGCAGATAGGACAGTTCCTAGGTCGgtggatagatagacagagagacagagagacagacagacagacagacagacagacagacagacagacagacagacagacagacagacagacagacagacagacagacagacagtcagacagacagacagacagacagacagacagacagacagacagacagacagacagacagacagacagacagagagtgagagagagagagagagagagagagagagagagagagagagagagagagagagagagagagagagagagagagagagagagagagagagagagagagagagagagagagagagagagagagagagagagagagaggagagatagatagatagatagatagatagatagatagatagatagatagatagatagatagatagatagatagatagatagatagatagatagatagatagatagatagatagatagatagatagatagatagatagatagatagaatcaACAGAAAGCAGATTAGCATTCAAATCCTTGAGTTAGACTCCACACAACACCACAATAGAATCTATCTGTTCTGACGGTTATATCGCTCTGTGTGTTTgaaacaacacaaaaaggaGAAGTGAAAAACAGTTTGTGGTTCAGTCCCATGAGAGAGGATGGTGCCACCGCTGGTTGAAACAGTATCACAGTGCAGTCAGGTGGTTGTGGAGACAAACACCTGAAccacaagcttacactgcagcATGTTATACACGCTTTAGTACCTCGTAGAATCCATGCTgatttatttgtaataattcATTAGGCCTTATTGCCCACcatccctgcacacacacacacacacacacacacacacacacacacacacacacacacacacacacacacacacacacacacacacacacacacacacacacacacacacacagacacacaaacacacacacgcacacacaaacacacacacacaccgcacacacacacacacacacacacacacacacacacacacacacacacacacacacacacacgttgacatcacacacacatcctgtcgCCCTGGCGTTCATCCTTTGGTGCAGGAGgtcacacacaggcgcacacacacacacacacacacacacacacacacacacacacacacacacacgcacgcacacacacacacacacatacacagacacacacacagacaaacacacaccgagccctcctcctctccattgGTGGCTCATCTGGCTTCACCTGGAGCTCGGGCTGGGTCGAGGGACCCAGCCACACGACGGACGCATGTGTGAGTGAGGAGCAGTGTGCGTTTGCTGTCAGTCTTGTGGTAAGTGATGACAACGATGATTTCACTCATCCTATTTACATTTGTTATTTCGATAAGTAGACAATGTTCCCTTCGTTTGGTTGCTTCATATGAAGTCTTTTAGATGGATGCTTGTTTGTATCCCTGGGGTGTAAGATTGGCAGCTTAATTGAAAACTGAATGttttaaatatagtttttatGGACAAATGACATGAATCCAATAATGACTTTGATAATTTATTATTGAGTTTAGATGCATTATCAATTCTAGTTGATTGAGGCTCTGTACCGGTTTGTGAAAGCTGACTGATGTAGAGCTATCTATCCCAGAATCTGTGTGTTCATATTTCACGGACAGCTATGCACAGTTATTATATTCACAGGTCATATTTGATAttaatatagtttagtttaaagTTTGAAATTATAGTCCAGATTATGCAAAACTGCCCAGGGACATCTAAACAGTCTTTGTTTTATCATCCTTCTTCTGTCACGGTGGATTCATTCCACAAACTCTGGGAGAAAAGTGTGACAGAGCAAAATGTAACAGAGGATAATTGCTAGGTGTATTTACCTTCTAgcatctcccccacccccctcccccggggaAATCTGCTTCAGCCagcccctccttcccctccctccctccctcccctccttcccctccctccctccctccctcccctccctccctccctccctccctccctccctcccctcagagACCCCGCGCACCACTTCCAGCTGAGACCTAAAGAGCAGAAATAACAAGCAAACTGAAACATGCTCCCAGCGCTACGACATCGCCCCCGTAAACACTTGTTGGCACTCTTTGTCTTCTGTAGAGTATGGCTCAGTATAGCTAAGTAGAGGAGAGTAACGAatggtatagtatagtatggtatAGTATAGTTTAGAGGAGAGTATAGTatggtatagtatagtatggtatAGTATAGTTTAGAGGAGAGTATAGTatggtatagtatagtatggtatAGTATAGTTTAGTAGAGGAGAGTAACGAATGGTATAGTATAATatggtatagtatagtatggtatAGTATAGTTTAGTAGAGGAGAGTAACTTATGGTATAGTATGATATGGTATAGTATGGTATAGTATAGTTTAGAAGAGGAGAGTATTGTatggtatagtatagtatggtatAGAATAGTTTAGAGGAGAGTATCGTATGGTATAGTATATTATTGCTCAGTATAGGTTAGTAGAGGAGAGTAACGTatggtatagtatagtatagtttaGTAGAGGAGATTAAcgtatagtatagtatggtaCAGTAGAGGAGAATATCATATGGtagagtatagtatagtatggtaCAGTATAGTTTAGTAGAGTATTGTATGGTAGagtatagtatactatagtatGGTACAGCATCGTTTAGTAGCAGATAGTATGGAAGTGTTTAGCATAGTATAGTATGGTATGGTACAGTATAGTTTCTTAGAGGAGAGTATGATATGgtacagtatagtatagtatggtatggtatagtatggtatagtatagtatgtatAGTATAGTTAAGTAGAGGAGAGTATCTTATGGTATAGAATATTATGGCTCAGTATAGTTTAGTAGAGGAGAGTAACGTatggtatagtatagtatggtatAGTATAGTTTAGTAGAGTAGAATATCGTATGGTTTAGTATCATATAGCATAGTATGGTACAGCATAGTTTAGTAGAGGAGAGTATTGTATGGTAGAGTATAGCATAGTATGGTACAGCATAGTTTAGTAGAGGAGggtatagtatagtatggtaCAGTATAGTTTAGTAGAGTATTGTATGGTAGagtatagtatactatagtatGGTACAGCATCGTTTAGTAGCAGAGAGTATGGTAAGTGTTTTGTATGGTATAGTATGGTATGGTACAGTATAGTTGGTTAAAGCAAAATGTGCCAGGTTGTTATCGgcctgtggccatgacgtgTGGTGCTCAGTTTCATAATCTATCTGGCCCATTGTCTCAGGTCACGCCAACTCTGTGAGGGCAAGTAAAGATATGTGTGGGATATCTTCACATGTTGTATAAAGTATACTGTAGTGTAGTTTAGTGCACTATAGTATAGTAGACTAGATTAAAATGTGGTGTTAGTATAGTACGATACTATAGTATAGTACAGATGTGCCTTAAAAAggtacatacaaatatatagtgtatatatataaagatatatagatCTGgtattgtatatgtgtgtatcaaTCCCCACTCATCCTCTGTTTGTTCTGTAGGTGGAGCCCTCTCAGCATGTCCAATAACATGGCTAAGATCGCAGACGCCCGTAAGACAGTTGAACAACTGAAACTGGAGGTCAATATTGAGAGAATGATGGTGAGTATCAGCGTCCCGCCATTCAAACGCTCTTAAATACTAAGGTCAATATTTATCTATGAATCACATTAGAGGACAATCATTAGGTTAAAGAAGGGAATAAtaatatgttttaaatgtttcttAATGCCAATACCTCATACCCTCATTCACGAATGCAACCGCACCGCACCTCCACACTCACCAACTCACTcacccctctacacacacaccctcaccacatcacacacactcaacacaccacacccactgccactcccccctccaccacacccATACTCACCCCTCCACACtcaccccctacacacacacgctcaccacCTCACACACATTCCTACTCAACCttccactcacacactcccactcatccctccacacacacatactcaccaactctcccacacacaccacctcaaacacaatcaccacctcacacacactcaccaccacacacacactcatccccccacacacacacacacacacacacacactcaccccctccCACCAGATATCCAAAGCGGCGGCTGAGCTGATGGCGTACTGCGAGGGCAACGCTAAGGACGACCCCCTGGTCAACCCCATGGCCTCGGCCGAAAACCCCTTCAGAGAGAAGAAGCTCTTCTGTGCCATCCTCTAGCCTTcctcgacccccccccagcccccagtcTTTGTCACCCTAGGCTCCACACGCACCTTCGTCTTCATCACCTATCTGGATCCCCACGCCCACCCACAGTTCTATAATCTAGATCTAGCAATAAAACCTTTGTGGGTGAATTGTTTTTTTGATACATGTAAGAGGTTTTTGTCGGGTTGTATTCCTCTTCAGTAGATCCATGATTATTGTTTGCATATGGGGTTTGTCCGCTAAGGAAAGGCATTGTGTTCATAGCTGTTcaaaattgctgcaataaaaaGGTCAGTAAAATGGGTGTAAAGTTCATTGAAaacccggtctctctctctctctctctctctctctctctctctctctctctctctctctctctctctctctctctctctctctctctctatctctctatctcgctctctctctctctctctctctctctctctctctctctctctctctctctctctctctctctctctctctcaatcgaCATACTGCCCATTTTAAGGTTATACATTAACTCCTATCCACTGAAGATCTCATGTTTGCGAAATAAACATGACATCACTGGCTCTTTCACTTGAAACCCATCGAGAACCAGTTTTTTTGTATCAGATATGCTCCATATGTAAATTATTGTATTCATATTTAAATGCATTCAACTTAATGTGCACAGGTAGAGCCGCCCTTGTTTTGCTTGACTGTTAGTAAGTTTCATGAAGACCTCAAGTGTCGCAGAACAGCAATGTAAATGAGGGGCGGGGCTATGGGATGATGTCGCCTGGAGCGTTCAACAAGCGTGCTCACTGGTAAAACCGACTAGTCCTGATACACGCGTTCACCTGCCAGGACTGTAAGAGACATTCATACCAATCAGGATACAGCAGCAAAAGGAAAAGGTAgagtatgtatttattttgtgccATTATCAAAATTGCCAAGATGTAAATAGGACTTTTTGTTTTATGGATGAGATGGGATGACAGTGATAGGATTTTATGATTAAATACAGATATAATAAACATATACATCTAAGGGGCAAATATAAGAGAACAGAGAGTTTTTTAAATGTTCCTGCATATCATTTCTAATTtatttatcaaaaaaacaaaacttaaCCAAAACAGAAACCAACACAATAAAAGCTGTCTTATTTAGAAATGTGAGAACTTTTCTAAATAAAGCTGACAATTAATCACACAATGTAACCCTGAGCACCATGTAACCAGGGATTAATCCAGAAAAACTTGTCTGACAACCTATTCTAGTAAGTTTGGTAAGGGACACCACAAGGAAGAAAACCATTAAATAAACCAAATTATGAAATATGCAATcttattttacttttaatttaattattattatttattaatgttgTAAATGTATCAACAATTTATGCATACTTCTAGGTGTCTATAAGAAACAAATAAATCTCTCTATACTTATTGAGTTTTGAAAATCCTATCCCACTCaatttgaataaattgtttgttTCCAACACAAACAAGGAAGTAGCAGCTTGTCAGTGTGTACGGAATGACACAGCACCGTCTAAAAGACACCAGATGACTCAGAATTAAACATTGTTAAGGTTTGTCATCCTCCCATAATTAATTGAGGGCTggggaatgaatgaatgcagctTTTGTTTGGAAGGCTGGTGGATCATCTGCAGGCCTTGAACATGCTATTTGATTAACATAGACCTTAAGCAATGTATTCCTTGAGGAAATCAAGCTTAAAGATGCTCTGGCTCTTAGCATCCCACCCCCGTTCTGCTCGTTGTGTACGCTCCCAAACAgggtccctgggggggggggggttattaacATATTCACCTCTCTATTGCCTAATCTTTTCCCTATATGGTGGGGACTTGAACTGCATAATGGACCCAACCTTAGGCGGTTCAAACTCCAAATCCCTGTCCCCGTCCAAGGCAGCCTTATCAGCGTTCACGACCCAGGCTGGGAGTGCTCACCCTGGCTGGTTATTGCCTACATGTGAAAAGTCATTCCGATTTTAGAACAGATGCTTTTTTTGTTTGCCAGACTGTCCTCTGTGGTGGAGATCATTCAAACTGTATTCTAACCTAACTCAGAATAAACCTAAAGAGTTAATTGTAATTAACTGAAAACTGAAGTTCTCCTCGCTCCCGAGAGGCgaggtcgtt
The Gadus morhua chromosome 7, gadMor3.0, whole genome shotgun sequence DNA segment above includes these coding regions:
- the gng8 gene encoding guanine nucleotide-binding protein G(I)/G(S)/G(O) subunit gamma-8 produces the protein MSNNMAKIADARKTVEQLKLEVNIERMMISKAAAELMAYCEGNAKDDPLVNPMASAENPFREKKLFCAIL